One window of the Vicinamibacterales bacterium genome contains the following:
- a CDS encoding tetratricopeptide repeat protein, with protein sequence MALSFAGEKRDFVATVARLLANRFGEDRILYDKFHEAEFARYDLGVRLPELYGAQSDLIVPILCPAYDAKRWTGWEWIHIYGLLTKEDGHRVMPCRFELAHADGLSPASAFIELDDKTPAQFETLILERLALNEGRSRDYYLATGAATGLPPRTSIPHNLPALQPFFGREQELRRIADALEPESRTWGALIDGPGGMGKTSLAVRAAYDVPADTFDRIVFVSLKSRELDDDGIRDLSGFLISGLAELFNELARELGRGDIAKAVESQRPRLLLDALRGTRVLLVLDNLESLTKPDRDTVFTFVKRLPPGCKAILTSRGRIGSAAEELILEKLSEDAALATLAALAETNPTLARTNEAERLVLYRETGGKPLLLRWTAGQMGRGSCVTFADAIAHLRSCPGGNDPLEFIFGDLVGDFSQAETEALCALTYFTLPARAEHIAGVAGRLQDPDVTQALKSLINRSLVVPSEELNTFTLVPLVADFLRVRKPDVVTETGSRLEKHAFALAVENGHRNYARFPVLDAAWPTVAAALPGFIKGDNDRLQTLCRALDEFLTFTGRWDEQSALSLDAERRAEAAGAFESAGRRAYDAGWIHMMRGESAGVLACADRAEVHWRKAGRGAEERAMTIHLRGIGHSQAGNNGAALSAYREAVELARAVNRESHDVAVYLNDVAGSEADSGDLLAAERDYREALRIARAIGDQKGEAIYTGNLANLELRREEWDAGAALAREALQLSEQVGHLEVIADHSHTLAVALMNQDRRGEALPLARRAVEIYRKLRKDVARYERTLADCQPR encoded by the coding sequence GTGGCGCTGTCGTTCGCGGGCGAGAAGCGTGACTTCGTCGCCACGGTTGCCCGACTGCTCGCGAACCGCTTCGGCGAGGACCGCATCCTCTACGACAAGTTCCACGAGGCTGAGTTCGCCCGGTACGACCTGGGCGTGCGGCTTCCCGAACTGTACGGCGCGCAGTCCGACCTGATCGTGCCCATCCTCTGCCCGGCCTACGACGCCAAGCGTTGGACAGGGTGGGAATGGATCCACATCTATGGGCTGCTCACGAAGGAGGACGGGCATCGCGTGATGCCCTGCCGATTCGAACTGGCGCACGCCGACGGACTCAGCCCGGCGTCGGCGTTCATCGAGCTCGACGACAAGACGCCTGCGCAGTTCGAGACGCTCATCCTGGAACGGCTCGCCCTGAACGAGGGACGATCGAGGGACTACTACCTGGCGACTGGCGCCGCCACCGGCCTGCCCCCGCGAACGTCGATTCCGCACAACCTGCCGGCCCTCCAGCCGTTCTTCGGGCGCGAGCAGGAACTGCGGAGGATTGCCGACGCGCTGGAGCCGGAGTCCCGCACATGGGGAGCGCTCATCGATGGCCCCGGAGGCATGGGCAAGACGTCATTGGCCGTGCGCGCCGCCTACGACGTCCCTGCCGACACCTTCGACCGGATCGTGTTCGTGTCCCTCAAGTCCCGCGAGCTCGACGACGACGGCATCCGCGACCTCTCGGGGTTCCTGATCAGCGGCCTCGCCGAGCTGTTCAACGAGCTCGCGCGGGAGCTGGGTCGTGGCGACATCGCCAAGGCCGTTGAGAGCCAACGCCCCCGACTCCTTCTCGATGCCCTTCGTGGGACGCGTGTCCTCCTCGTGCTCGACAACCTCGAGTCGCTCACGAAGCCGGACCGGGATACGGTCTTCACCTTCGTCAAGCGCCTTCCACCAGGGTGCAAGGCCATCCTGACCTCCCGCGGCCGCATCGGGTCAGCGGCCGAAGAGCTGATCCTGGAGAAGCTGAGCGAAGACGCCGCGCTCGCGACGCTCGCCGCCCTCGCGGAGACGAATCCGACGCTGGCGCGGACCAATGAAGCGGAGCGGCTGGTCCTCTACCGTGAGACGGGCGGGAAGCCGCTGCTGCTGCGCTGGACGGCGGGGCAGATGGGGCGCGGCAGCTGCGTGACGTTCGCCGACGCGATCGCCCACCTCCGTTCGTGCCCCGGCGGCAACGATCCACTGGAGTTCATCTTTGGCGACCTGGTGGGAGATTTCAGCCAGGCCGAGACCGAAGCACTGTGCGCGCTGACGTATTTCACCCTGCCGGCCCGGGCCGAGCACATCGCCGGCGTGGCCGGACGCCTGCAGGACCCGGACGTCACGCAAGCACTCAAGTCGCTCATCAACAGGTCGCTCGTCGTCCCCAGCGAGGAACTCAATACCTTCACGCTGGTGCCGCTCGTCGCGGATTTTCTTCGCGTGAGGAAGCCGGACGTCGTCACCGAGACAGGCAGTCGACTGGAGAAGCACGCATTCGCCCTGGCGGTGGAGAACGGGCACAGGAACTATGCGCGCTTCCCGGTCCTCGATGCCGCATGGCCCACGGTGGCCGCGGCTCTCCCAGGATTCATCAAGGGAGACAACGACCGGCTGCAGACTCTTTGCCGGGCACTCGACGAGTTCCTGACCTTCACCGGACGATGGGACGAACAGTCGGCTCTGTCACTTGACGCCGAGAGGCGTGCCGAGGCGGCGGGGGCCTTCGAGTCCGCCGGCCGTCGCGCATACGACGCCGGCTGGATTCACATGATGCGCGGCGAGTCTGCCGGCGTGCTCGCGTGCGCCGACCGCGCGGAGGTCCACTGGCGGAAGGCGGGACGTGGCGCCGAAGAGCGTGCGATGACGATCCACCTTCGCGGCATCGGTCACAGTCAAGCGGGCAACAATGGCGCGGCGCTCTCTGCCTACCGCGAAGCCGTCGAGCTGGCGCGCGCGGTCAATCGCGAGAGCCACGACGTCGCGGTGTACCTCAACGATGTGGCGGGCTCAGAGGCAGACTCCGGAGATTTGCTCGCCGCCGAACGCGACTATCGAGAAGCGCTGCGGATTGCACGTGCCATCGGCGACCAGAAGGGCGAGGCCATCTACACCGGCAATCTGGCGAACCTGGAACTGCGGAGGGAAGAATGGGACGCTGGCGCCGCACTCGCGCGTGAGGCCCTCCAGTTGTCCGAGCAGGTCGGCCACCTCGAAGTGATTGCCGACCACAGCCACACCCTGGCCGTGGCGCTGATGAACCAGGACAGACGCGGCGAAGCATTACCTCTCGCGAGGCGGGCGGTGGAAATCTATCGCAAGCTCCGCAAGGACGTGGCCCGCTACGAACGAACGCTCGCCGACTGCCAGCCGAGGTAA
- a CDS encoding PSD1 and planctomycete cytochrome C domain-containing protein — MRASIPLRRRALWTVAGLAALALLDGHLVAGQRPAGTQPPAAAAQAPEVFESRIRPLLAANCYACHAEAAEGGLRLDSREALLKGSDTGPVVEPGKPEASTLVKVVQHAAGYPAMPKGRGPLAQADVDLLVEWVRAGVPWPASTSSSAAAAAAPRGKVVTAQDRAYWAFQPLASHAAPSVRDAAWPRTDIDRFVLARLEAEGLTPVGPADKRSLLRRATLDLTGLPPTPDEVDAFLADQSPDAFDTVIDRLLASPRYGETWGRKWLDVARYGEDDYRSLDPEGRGYNPYPNAHLYRDWVITALNDDLPYDRFVTAQLAADLLDEPERVRQLPALGFLGLGPWFYDNGAVEITHADERHDRVDAVSRGLLGLTVGCARCHDHKYDPIPTTDYYALAGVFLNAEYHEYPLAPKAVVAEHKAKEKALEKKQQMLGEFLRVEGEQLAATLAFQAAKYMKAAWQVTGEPKKEKAEVIEKEKLDYELFDRWIEFLSRPPTYYPFLKDWQAMIAKGGGTAKEADTLAAAFQELLVGLVLEERDVSKENDIIKARALPTAKPKEPANLPNEFKTNDDFCPGCSLELRSMTKERTALFRDVFVVDLRTDAMAPGRRTPGLLRFSGWGLEQRLGQDRRATIDVLRKDIEAAEKAMPPKFSYVHGVQDAPEVADIKVHVRGNPMRLGDTVPRGFVTVLGPGERATFSKGSGRLELAEAILAQPIAMRVIVNRVWKDHFGTGLVNTPSNFGRNGDTPSHPELLDYLARYFVDHGQSLKALHREMLRSAVYRLSADDQPAARAKDGGNRLYWHANRRRLTAEQIRDGVLFVSGALDEKMGGPSIPLTPLSARRTVYGKVSRYKLDEFLQLFDFPSPSQTAEQRFSTNVPLQRLFFMNSDFVQQHAERLAAKVADEPDDSARIQKAYRLIFGRAATADEVKAGREFLAGEPLKQYEERQTKAKAKAPPDPEAPPAAPSGREAGAPSPSESGMMAGVTPGASAPDDEKAKMLPVTAFGRYVKVLLSSNEFVFVN, encoded by the coding sequence ATGCGCGCATCGATTCCCCTCCGGCGCCGCGCTCTCTGGACCGTCGCGGGCCTGGCCGCCCTGGCCCTCCTCGACGGCCACCTCGTCGCAGGGCAGCGCCCGGCGGGCACGCAGCCACCGGCGGCCGCCGCGCAGGCTCCCGAGGTGTTCGAGAGCCGCATCCGCCCCCTGCTCGCCGCGAACTGCTACGCGTGTCACGCCGAGGCCGCCGAGGGCGGGCTGCGCCTGGATTCGCGGGAGGCGCTCCTGAAGGGCAGCGACACCGGTCCCGTCGTCGAGCCCGGGAAGCCGGAGGCCAGCACGCTCGTCAAGGTCGTGCAGCACGCCGCCGGCTATCCCGCGATGCCCAAGGGGCGCGGGCCGCTCGCGCAAGCCGACGTCGACCTGCTGGTGGAGTGGGTGCGCGCGGGCGTGCCGTGGCCCGCATCGACGTCTTCGTCGGCAGCCGCGGCGGCCGCGCCCCGCGGCAAGGTGGTCACGGCCCAGGACCGCGCGTACTGGGCGTTCCAGCCGCTGGCGTCGCACGCGGCCCCTTCCGTGCGCGACGCGGCGTGGCCGAGGACGGACATCGATCGGTTCGTGCTGGCGCGGCTCGAGGCCGAGGGCCTGACGCCGGTTGGCCCCGCCGACAAGCGATCGCTGCTTCGCCGCGCGACGCTGGACCTCACGGGGCTCCCGCCGACGCCGGACGAGGTCGACGCCTTCCTGGCGGACCAATCGCCGGACGCGTTCGACACGGTGATCGATCGCCTGCTCGCCTCGCCGCGGTACGGCGAGACCTGGGGCCGGAAGTGGCTCGACGTGGCCCGGTACGGCGAGGACGACTACAGGAGCCTCGATCCCGAGGGCCGCGGGTACAACCCCTACCCCAACGCCCATCTCTATCGCGACTGGGTCATCACGGCCCTCAACGACGACCTGCCCTACGACCGCTTCGTCACGGCGCAGCTCGCGGCCGACCTCCTGGACGAGCCCGAGCGCGTGCGCCAGCTGCCGGCCCTCGGGTTCCTCGGCCTGGGGCCCTGGTTCTACGACAACGGCGCCGTCGAGATCACGCACGCCGACGAGCGGCACGACCGCGTGGACGCGGTGAGCCGCGGCCTGCTGGGCCTCACCGTGGGCTGCGCCCGCTGCCACGACCACAAGTACGACCCGATCCCCACCACCGACTACTACGCCCTGGCCGGCGTGTTCCTGAACGCGGAGTACCACGAATATCCGTTGGCGCCGAAGGCCGTCGTCGCCGAGCACAAGGCGAAGGAGAAGGCCCTCGAGAAGAAGCAGCAGATGCTCGGCGAGTTCCTGCGCGTGGAGGGCGAGCAGCTCGCGGCCACCCTGGCCTTCCAGGCGGCCAAGTACATGAAGGCCGCCTGGCAGGTGACGGGCGAGCCGAAGAAGGAGAAGGCCGAGGTGATCGAGAAGGAGAAGCTCGACTACGAGCTCTTCGATCGCTGGATCGAGTTCCTGTCCCGGCCGCCCACCTACTACCCGTTCCTCAAGGACTGGCAGGCCATGATCGCCAAGGGCGGCGGCACCGCGAAGGAGGCCGACACCCTCGCCGCGGCCTTCCAGGAGCTGCTCGTCGGCCTGGTGCTCGAGGAGCGGGACGTCAGCAAGGAGAACGACATCATCAAGGCGCGGGCGCTGCCGACGGCGAAGCCCAAGGAGCCCGCGAACCTGCCCAACGAGTTCAAGACGAACGACGATTTCTGTCCCGGCTGCAGCCTCGAGCTCCGCAGCATGACCAAGGAGCGCACCGCGCTCTTCCGCGACGTGTTCGTCGTGGACCTGCGGACCGATGCGATGGCGCCTGGGCGCCGCACCCCGGGGCTGCTGCGCTTCAGCGGCTGGGGCCTGGAACAGCGCCTGGGGCAGGATCGCCGCGCCACCATCGACGTCCTGCGCAAGGACATCGAGGCCGCCGAGAAGGCGATGCCGCCCAAGTTCAGCTACGTCCACGGCGTGCAGGACGCCCCCGAGGTCGCCGACATCAAGGTCCACGTGCGCGGCAACCCGATGCGGCTGGGCGACACGGTGCCCCGCGGTTTCGTCACCGTGCTGGGCCCGGGCGAACGCGCCACGTTCTCGAAGGGCAGCGGGCGGCTCGAACTGGCCGAGGCCATCCTGGCCCAGCCGATCGCCATGCGCGTCATCGTCAATCGCGTGTGGAAGGACCACTTCGGCACGGGCCTCGTCAACACGCCCAGCAACTTCGGCAGGAACGGCGACACGCCGAGCCACCCCGAACTGCTCGACTACCTGGCGCGGTACTTCGTGGACCACGGCCAGTCCCTGAAGGCCCTGCACCGCGAGATGCTGCGGAGCGCCGTCTACCGCCTCAGCGCCGACGACCAGCCGGCCGCGCGCGCGAAGGACGGCGGCAATCGCCTCTACTGGCACGCCAACCGCCGCCGGCTCACCGCGGAGCAGATCCGCGACGGCGTGCTCTTCGTCTCCGGCGCGCTCGACGAGAAGATGGGCGGCCCGTCGATTCCGCTCACGCCGCTGTCGGCCCGCCGGACGGTGTACGGCAAGGTCAGCCGGTACAAGCTGGACGAGTTCCTGCAGCTCTTCGACTTCCCGAGCCCGAGCCAGACCGCCGAGCAGCGCTTCAGCACGAACGTCCCGCTGCAGCGGCTGTTCTTCATGAACAGCGACTTCGTGCAGCAGCACGCCGAGCGCCTGGCCGCCAAGGTGGCCGACGAGCCTGACGACAGCGCCCGTATCCAGAAAGCCTACCGGCTGATCTTCGGCCGCGCGGCAACGGCGGACGAAGTGAAGGCCGGACGCGAGTTCCTGGCCGGTGAGCCCCTGAAGCAGTACGAGGAGCGTCAGACGAAAGCCAAGGCCAAGGCGCCCCCCGACCCGGAGGCACCACCCGCGGCGCCGTCGGGCCGCGAGGCCGGAGCCCCGAGTCCCTCCGAGTCCGGCATGATGGCCGGGGTCACGCCCGGTGCCTCGGCGCCCGACGACGAGAAGGCGAAGATGCTGCCCGTGACCGCGTTTGGCCGGTACGTGAAGGTGCTGCTCAGCTCCAACGAGTTCGTGTTCGTGAACTAG
- a CDS encoding DUF1501 domain-containing protein, translated as MAHRSRSPVTRRDALCRIGGGFGMMAFAGLVGDSLAAAGLTAGAPGPTLSKGLHHPARAKHVIFLFMNGGLSQVDSFDPKPMLAKYHGQPLPGGPVATERKTGTLMQSPFTFTRYGKSGLEVSELFPHVGACADDICVIRSMHTDIPNHEPSMLMMNTGHIQVGRPSIGSWLTYGLGTENQNLPGYVVLCPDVPTTVGPPLWNSAFLPAVHQGTFISSKTERPDQIVGKDFDPKKLVSFLTNKEFTLAEQRRELDLLKTLDGMGGDVADPQLDAAISAMETAYRMQTEAPEVFDIRKESKATLELYGPGSTARGCLMAVRLVERGVRMVQVYYAKGDPWDAHSDIQQHRKNANDSDQPFAAVIKDLKSRGLFDETIVVCGSEFGRTPVVEVGGMAVAQSGRDHNPFGFSVWLAGGGFKGGMTYGATDDFGFKAIDKPVHVHDLHATILHQLGIDHTKLTYRYSGRDFRLTDVAGTVIHDILA; from the coding sequence ATGGCCCATCGCTCCCGCTCTCCCGTCACACGACGCGACGCGCTCTGCCGGATCGGCGGCGGCTTCGGCATGATGGCCTTCGCCGGGCTCGTCGGCGACTCGCTGGCCGCGGCGGGCCTCACCGCGGGCGCGCCCGGCCCTACGCTCTCGAAGGGCCTGCACCACCCCGCGCGGGCCAAGCACGTCATCTTCCTGTTCATGAACGGCGGGCTGTCGCAGGTGGACAGCTTCGACCCGAAGCCGATGCTGGCCAAGTACCACGGGCAGCCCCTGCCGGGCGGCCCGGTGGCCACCGAGCGCAAGACGGGCACGCTCATGCAGTCGCCGTTCACCTTCACCCGCTACGGCAAGAGCGGCCTCGAGGTGAGCGAGCTCTTCCCGCACGTCGGCGCGTGCGCGGACGACATCTGCGTGATCCGCTCGATGCACACGGACATCCCGAATCACGAGCCGTCGATGCTCATGATGAACACGGGGCACATCCAGGTCGGGCGCCCGTCGATCGGCTCGTGGCTCACCTACGGGCTCGGCACCGAGAACCAGAACCTGCCCGGCTACGTCGTGCTGTGCCCGGACGTGCCGACCACGGTGGGGCCGCCGCTGTGGAACAGCGCCTTCCTGCCGGCCGTGCACCAGGGCACGTTCATCTCGAGCAAGACCGAGCGGCCGGACCAGATCGTCGGGAAGGACTTCGACCCGAAGAAGCTCGTCTCGTTCCTGACGAACAAGGAGTTCACGCTGGCCGAGCAGCGCCGCGAGCTGGATCTGCTGAAGACGCTCGACGGAATGGGCGGCGACGTGGCCGATCCCCAGCTCGACGCCGCGATCAGCGCGATGGAGACGGCCTACCGGATGCAGACCGAGGCGCCCGAGGTGTTCGACATCCGCAAGGAGTCGAAGGCCACGCTGGAGCTGTACGGCCCGGGCAGTACCGCGCGTGGATGCCTCATGGCCGTGCGCCTCGTGGAGCGCGGCGTGCGGATGGTGCAGGTGTACTACGCCAAGGGCGATCCGTGGGACGCCCACAGCGACATCCAGCAGCACCGGAAGAACGCCAACGACTCGGACCAGCCGTTCGCGGCCGTCATCAAGGACCTGAAGTCACGCGGGCTCTTCGACGAGACGATCGTCGTGTGCGGCTCGGAATTCGGCCGGACCCCGGTGGTGGAGGTGGGCGGGATGGCCGTGGCGCAGAGCGGCCGCGATCACAACCCGTTCGGCTTCAGCGTGTGGCTGGCCGGCGGCGGCTTCAAGGGCGGCATGACCTACGGCGCCACCGACGACTTCGGCTTCAAGGCCATCGACAAGCCCGTGCACGTGCACGACCTGCACGCGACGATCCTGCACCAGCTGGGCATCGACCACACGAAGCTCACCTACCGCTACAGCGGCCGCGACTTCCGCCTGACCGACGTGGCGGGCACCGTCATTCACGACATCCTGGCGTAG
- a CDS encoding dihydrofolate reductase family protein, with the protein MSKLVVRSFGVSLDGYGAGPDQSLEHPLGVDGLDLMGWFFPTRVFKQMHTEDAGGETGVDNRMAERGFDDIGAWILGRNMFGPVRGPWPDDSWKGWWGDEPPYHVPTFVLTHHTRPMQPMAGGTDFHFVTGGIHEALDRARDAAKGKDVRLGGGVSTVRQFLEARLVDDLHVALSPVFLGRGESLWAGMNLRDLGYECVEQVAGERATHLFIRKRT; encoded by the coding sequence ATGTCGAAACTCGTGGTCCGCAGCTTCGGGGTGTCCCTCGACGGCTATGGGGCCGGCCCCGACCAGAGCCTGGAACATCCGCTCGGCGTCGATGGCCTGGACCTCATGGGGTGGTTCTTTCCCACGCGCGTCTTCAAGCAGATGCACACCGAGGACGCCGGCGGCGAGACCGGCGTGGACAACCGCATGGCCGAACGGGGCTTCGACGACATCGGCGCCTGGATTCTGGGCCGCAACATGTTCGGGCCGGTGCGTGGACCATGGCCCGACGACTCCTGGAAGGGCTGGTGGGGCGACGAGCCGCCGTACCACGTGCCGACGTTCGTGCTCACCCATCACACGCGGCCGATGCAGCCCATGGCCGGCGGCACCGATTTCCATTTCGTGACCGGCGGCATCCACGAGGCGCTCGATCGTGCGCGGGACGCGGCCAAGGGGAAGGACGTACGTCTCGGAGGCGGCGTCTCCACGGTGCGGCAGTTCCTGGAGGCGCGGCTCGTCGACGACCTGCATGTCGCACTCAGCCCGGTGTTCCTCGGCCGCGGCGAATCCCTGTGGGCGGGGATGAACCTCCGCGACCTCGGCTACGAGTGTGTGGAACAGGTAGCCGGCGAGCGCGCCACGCACCTGTTCATCCGCAAGCGGACGTAG
- a CDS encoding leishmanolysin-related zinc metalloendopeptidase, which yields MSRKSTKATTGARKRSPGRADYDTYVTHKSVSKSASKAAIASAYTIEVRFLGGLTESQKQAFKKAADRWSRVIVGDLPSVVVNGEVIDDLLIEAEGVPIDGVGKILGQAGPRRLRPMAAGKAAMLPATGLMSFDTADLASMEADGTLVDVITHEMGHVIGIGTIWERKGLLAGVGTTNPTFIGSNAKKAFGVLRGTGPKPVPVENTGGPGTRDSHWRESVFRNELMSGFISEADNPLSRLTVASLIDLGYEVSLSAAEPYALPNLQSLAEKGMLAAVLQAPHAHALPIFAPKVLPDSSLV from the coding sequence ATGTCAAGGAAGAGCACGAAGGCCACCACTGGCGCACGGAAGCGCTCGCCCGGTCGGGCCGACTACGACACCTACGTGACGCACAAGAGCGTCTCGAAGAGCGCCTCGAAGGCGGCGATTGCGAGCGCCTACACAATCGAAGTCCGGTTTCTCGGCGGGCTTACGGAGTCGCAGAAGCAGGCGTTCAAGAAGGCGGCCGATCGCTGGTCGCGAGTCATCGTGGGCGACCTGCCGAGCGTCGTCGTGAACGGCGAGGTCATCGACGATCTCCTGATCGAGGCCGAGGGTGTTCCAATCGACGGGGTTGGGAAGATCCTCGGTCAGGCTGGCCCGAGACGGCTGCGGCCGATGGCAGCCGGGAAGGCCGCCATGCTCCCCGCCACCGGCCTCATGTCGTTCGACACGGCGGACCTCGCCAGCATGGAGGCCGATGGCACCCTGGTCGACGTGATCACGCACGAGATGGGGCACGTGATCGGCATCGGCACCATCTGGGAACGCAAAGGCTTGCTCGCGGGCGTCGGCACGACGAATCCCACGTTCATCGGTTCGAATGCCAAGAAGGCGTTCGGTGTCCTGCGCGGCACCGGGCCGAAGCCCGTCCCGGTCGAGAACACCGGCGGACCGGGCACGCGGGACTCCCACTGGCGCGAGTCGGTGTTCCGCAACGAGCTCATGTCGGGCTTCATTTCGGAGGCGGACAACCCGCTCAGCCGCCTGACCGTCGCCAGCCTGATCGATCTCGGCTACGAGGTGAGCCTCAGCGCGGCGGAGCCCTACGCGCTCCCGAACCTGCAGTCGCTGGCTGAGAAGGGGATGCTCGCCGCCGTGCTCCAGGCACCGCACGCCCACGCGCTGCCCATCTTCGCGCCGAAGGTGCTGCCCGACAGCAGTCTCGTGTAA
- a CDS encoding serine hydrolase domain-containing protein, whose translation MALLLAMPALVAQGRPDDADLAARIDALVRQEADARLLSGVILVARGDRVLFQRAYGRANWELDVPNAPDTRFGVGSITKAMTQVVVDALIDERRLDLDAPVSRYLGAFPQGPRGGVVTVRHLLDHRAGVPFRVTTELEETLPLHPQEIVERVRARGLLFEPGTQELYSSAGFSCLARVVEVIEGRAFDDVLRDRIFRPASMTTATDETGQQLMPHRAMPYRLAATAGALTVASARYKDLRFLTGAGSVYATAEDLLHFVRAMQAGVLGRAARQRVAEGDSGSWRSWYGRTTGYETSVDVDPAQDLTFVFLSNLRSGANWQVREQVKRLLTGASAVAIRRPPPPADPFEAPGTFVGSYGDPSDPIVISVEDGHLFRDDSEFYPAAGGNYCLPASGFLMRFRRTGGTVDALLTDRGTGTESVALRVTPRR comes from the coding sequence GTGGCACTCCTGCTGGCGATGCCCGCACTCGTGGCCCAGGGACGGCCCGACGACGCCGACCTGGCGGCGCGGATCGACGCCCTGGTGCGGCAGGAAGCCGACGCCCGTCTGCTGAGCGGGGTGATCCTGGTCGCCCGCGGCGATCGAGTGCTGTTCCAGCGGGCCTACGGCCGCGCCAACTGGGAACTGGACGTGCCGAACGCACCTGACACGCGGTTCGGCGTCGGCTCCATCACCAAGGCCATGACCCAGGTCGTCGTGGACGCCCTGATCGACGAGCGGCGCCTGGACCTCGACGCGCCGGTCTCCCGGTATCTCGGCGCGTTTCCGCAGGGCCCACGCGGCGGCGTGGTGACGGTCCGCCACCTGCTCGACCATCGAGCCGGCGTGCCGTTCCGCGTCACCACGGAGTTGGAGGAGACGCTGCCGCTGCATCCCCAGGAGATCGTCGAGCGCGTGCGCGCCAGGGGGCTGCTGTTCGAGCCCGGCACGCAGGAGCTGTACAGCAGCGCCGGCTTCTCGTGTCTGGCGCGGGTGGTGGAGGTGATCGAGGGCCGGGCGTTCGACGACGTTCTTCGAGACCGGATCTTCCGTCCCGCTTCCATGACGACGGCCACCGACGAGACCGGCCAGCAGCTCATGCCGCACCGCGCCATGCCCTATCGGCTGGCCGCCACGGCAGGCGCGTTGACGGTGGCGAGCGCGCGGTACAAGGACCTGCGCTTCCTCACGGGCGCCGGGTCCGTCTACGCGACCGCCGAGGATCTGCTGCACTTCGTTCGCGCGATGCAGGCCGGTGTCCTGGGGCGTGCGGCCCGGCAGCGCGTGGCGGAGGGCGACTCCGGCTCGTGGCGCAGTTGGTATGGGCGGACCACGGGCTACGAGACGTCGGTTGACGTCGACCCGGCCCAGGATCTGACGTTCGTGTTCCTCAGCAACCTCCGATCGGGCGCCAACTGGCAGGTGCGCGAGCAGGTCAAGCGCCTGCTCACGGGCGCCAGCGCCGTCGCCATCCGCCGGCCGCCGCCACCTGCGGACCCGTTCGAAGCCCCGGGAACGTTCGTCGGATCCTACGGCGACCCGTCCGATCCCATCGTCATCTCTGTCGAGGACGGACATCTCTTTCGAGACGACAGCGAGTTCTATCCCGCGGCCGGTGGGAACTACTGCCTTCCGGCCAGCGGGTTCCTCATGAGGTTCCGGCGGACCGGCGGCACCGTCGATGCCCTCCTCACGGACAGAGGAACGGGCACCGAGAGCGTCGCGCTCCGAGTGACGCCGCGCCGGTAG